The Streptococcus marmotae genome contains the following window.
TGATTGGCTTGTGTAACATTGACGAGGCAAATTCACACGAGCTACTAGAGCATTTCAAGGAGATGTTGCGGCAACTGAGCAAGGATTTTCAGCCTATTTTTGTCAAAATTTCCCCCTACATTGATAGCCAGAAGCAAATTCTCTATCTCAAAATGGCGCAAGAATTAGGCTGTGAGGCTACGATTGTCTCTGAAGATTGTTCAAAACAATATGGTCTGGTCATTCATACAAACTGCCCTAGTCAGGTAGACACCTACGAGCTCTCTCAACAATTTACAGAACTTCTCTACCCTACAACGCCAAAAACAGAGAAAAAAACTTCTTTTTGGAAAAAATTATTTGGTTGAAAGCAAAAAGGGAGTGGGGAAAATCGATTTCTACGAAATCACGATTTTTCTCCCACTCCTTTTTTTTTATCTTCCATCAATCCGTCCATGACATCCAGAACTTTGATTAGATTTTTTTCATTGATTTGATAAGGTGCCTGTTCTCGTACGATTGGTTTGGCACAAAAGGCAATGCCTATTCCTGCCACTTGAATCATCGGGAGGTCATTGGCACCATCTCCAACTGCGATTGTATCAGCTAAATGCAGACCATTTTCGAGTGCCCATTTTTCTAAACACTCCTTTTTAGTCTCTTTCGTGACAATCTCTCCTAAAACTCGACCAGTCAAGATTCCATTTTCAGTTTCCAGACGATTGGCCTTGACATAATCAAGCCCCAGCTTCTCTGCCAGCTTATCAACCGTTTCATGAAAACCTCCTGAAACAACAGCAACCTTGTATCCTCTCTGGTGCAATTCTGTAACCAATTCACGAGCACCCGGTGTAAAATGAATCTTTTCTAAAATATGGTCAAAAACGCTCAAGGGCAGACCTTTTAGTAGAGCGACACGCTCAGCAAGTGCCTCTTTAAAATCCAACTCTCCTCTCATCGCTCGCTCTGTAATGGCTGCGACTTTCTCACCGACACCAGCTTCCTCACCTAGTAAGTCAATCCCCTCTTCTAAAATCAAGGTGCTGTCCACATCCATGACCAATAGTCCTTTTACTGTCACTTTTTTCTCCTTTATCTGATTTATAGATTTTATCATTTTAATGTCCATGTCGGGTAACTTTTCATGAATTTGTCACCAACACGAATCTCCTGATATTTTTCTTTGTGAGTTTTGTCCAACTCTTTCTATAAAACAAAAAGCCCAAGGGCTTTTTGTTTTTAATAACGAATGGTTTCTTTTGTTTTTTCGTAGGAGCGCACAAATCGCTCTGTCACTCCTGGCTCAACAGTTTCTAAGGCAAATGAAATTTCTTCAAATGCGGCTTGATAGTCAAAGTCCTTTTCAAAAGTTGCTAATGAACGATTGAAAGCCTTTTGAATACTGTCACTAGATGAACGGTAACGATTTGAATACTGCAACAATTGTTCTGTTAGAGCTGCATTTTGTACAATACGGTAAGCTGTTTCTTCTACTTCTCCCATATCAAATGTCGCATTTTCTAATAAACGGTTGACAATTTCAACATTGATGCGCTTGTGATCCAACTCAGCTAGCAAAGCTTCTACGTGGTCGCTTGCTCTAAAGAAAATTGATAGAAATTCATCTGGGATTCCAGGGAGATTCCGTTTTTCCATATAGCGCTTCAAGACATGTAATTTATTCACATAAACAGTAGCTTGCTTACGGGCATTCGTCTCAGACGCTTCTTGAGATTTGAGATAATCTGCTAGGACTAATTGCTCTTCTTCCATCTCCTTCAAGGCTGTCAAAGCATGTTCTAAACGCTCTTCTAAGATGGAGTAAGCGACTTGCGGATTGTCTAATTCCTCGATGCTATCAGCAACTGTTGTCTCCAAGGAGGCGACTTTCACAGATAATTGATGAATACGAGATTGTTTGCTTTCTGCTAATAGGTAGGAAGTGCTCAAGCGTTCTGTCTCTTCCACCAACACCTTTGTATTATTTGCAATGTGCTCCAAGAATTTTGGTAAGTTTTTACTGATTTTAGCCGCCGATTGGTGTGCATCAATTTCACGCGTAAATACTTTGTATAGGTGGTCAATTTTTGCTTGAATATCCGCATTTTCTGAGTCAGCAGCATCCAAATCAAAGGATACAATCAGAGCTGTATTTTCACGGATAGCCACACGAATTTCTTGGAAACGAACTTCAATATTACCTTCTATGAAAAGATAGCCTTCTTCGACCAGTTTCCGGTAACCAGCTTCTAAATCTTCCAATTGATCTGGGAAAGTTTGAGTGACCTTTTCAATCAAAGCAGGGATGCGCTCCATAATTTGATTGAGAGCAATCATGTGATTTTCTGTCTTATCAAGAATACCTGCAGCTTCAATTGGGTCACCAGACGAGTTCAACATGACAAATTCTGAAAATTCAACTTCAATATTTTTGAGTTGCTTTTCTAATTCTGGTAGGGTTTCGCCGTACTGTTCTGCATTTTCACGAACAGACTCTTGTAGGGTATCAAAGAGGTCCAAGGCATGTTTGACACGACCTGAATTTTTTTCCTCTTGCTCTTTTAAATCACGCAAGCCCTGACGAATCGCAGCAATGTCTTCTTCAATCAAGTCGATTTGACTTTCGATACTGTCAATAGCACTTTTTGCTCGCACAAAGCGGAATGAGTTGTTAAAGGCTTCGGCTTCAAAAATATGATTTTCAATGTCTGCAAATGAATTCAGAGACAAATCAACCCACTTTTGATTCCACTCACGGAAAGATACCTGACTTTGTCCAATCAAATGAAGACTCTTCACCGCTTCGACCTCATCATTGACAGGTAGGTTAAATAAATCCTCTTTTCGATCTTCTAACGCAATCAATAAGTTATCATTGCGTTTACGAGCAATCAGACAGGCAATATAAGCAATGATTAAGATAACAACAATCGCAACGATTAAAATGATTGTTCCTCTAGACATGTAAATCTCCTTAGATAATAATTTGTACTGGAAAATATCGCTTTATTATACCATACTTTTCAGCGATATGCACTCGTTTTTTAGAAAATTATACGTCAAGTGTGGAATATACCGCATTTTCTTCGATAAATTCGCGACGTGGTTCTACCTTATCTCCCATTAACATGTCAAAAATCTTATCTGCCTCTGCTGCATCATCAACTGATACACGTGCCATTAAACGATTTTCGGGATTCATCGTCGTTTCCCACAGCTGATGATCATCCATTTCCCCAAGTCCTTTATAGCGCTGAATTGTTGGTTTCGAACGTCCTTGACTGTATCGCTCCAAGGCTTCTTGCAATTCTTGCTCCTGATTGACACCAGGCTGAATATACTCTTTCACCTCGCTTCCGACCTTGACCCCATAAATCGGTGGCTGCGCAATATAGACATAGCCCGCTTCGACAATTGGGCGCATATAGCGGTAAAAGAGAGTCAAAAGAAGGGTACGAATGTGGGCACCATCGACATCGGCATCTGTCATGATGACGAGCTTTTGGTAGCGTGCCTTGGTCACATCAAAGTCCGCTCCAAATCCAGTTCCCATAGCGGTAAACAGACTGCGAATCTCTTCGTTGGCCAAAATTTTATCCATACTGGCTTTTTCAACGTTGAGGATTTTTCCACGAATTGGCAAAATTGCTTGAAATTCGCGGTTACGTCCTGATTTTGCTGAACCTCCCGCTGAATCCCCCTCTACAATAAAGAGTTCTGTTTGAGCTGGATCATTTGAGGAGCAGTCTGCCAATTTGCCTGGAAGGTTTGAAATCTCTAATCCTGATTTTTTGCGTGTTACTTCGCGGGCTCGTTTAGCAGCAATCCGAGCCTTACTTGCTAAAATTCCTTTTTCAACGATGCGACGAGCAATCTGCGGATTCTCCAGCAGAAATTCTGAAAAGGCTTCCGAAAAGAGGCGGTTGGTAATTTTCACTACCTCGCTGTTTCCCAGCTTGGTCTTGGTTTGTCCCTCAAATTGTGGGCCAGGGTGCTTGACGGAAATAACAGCTGTCAACCCTTCTCGGACATCCTCACCCGTTAAGTTGTCCTCATTTTCCTTGAGAATTTTATTTTTCTTAGCATAGTCATTAATGACACGGGTCAAGGCTGTGCGGAAACCTTGCTCATGCGTTCCACCTTCATGGGTGTGGATATTATTAGCAAAGCTGATTACATTTTCATGATAGCTTGTCGTGTATTGCATCGCCACTTCGACTGTAATATCATCCATTTCGCCATCCGTGTAAATCGGTGTCTCAAAGATGACATCCTTGTTTTCATTGAGGTATTCGACATAGGAAGCGATACCGCCCTCATAGTGGTATTCCTTGCTTTGCTCCAGCCCTTCTCGCTTGTCGATGATCGATAGACGTAAGCCACGATTGAGAAAGGCCAACTCTTGCACACGCTTATTCAATTTTGCAAAGTCAAATTCTGTCGTTTCTGTGAAAATTTCAGGGTCTGGCGTGAAATGAACCGTTGTACCTGATTGGTCTGTTTCGCCAATCACTTCTAGATCTGCTACGACTTCCCCACGACGGTATTCTTGGTAATAAACTTGACCATTTTTGTACACACGGACATCTAACTGAGTAGACAAGGCATTTACGACCGAAGAGCCAACACCGTGCAAACCTCCTGAAACCTTGTAGCCCCCACCGCCGAATTTTCCTCCAGCATGGAGCACGGTAAAGACCGTTTCAACCGCTGGACGTCCAGTTTTTTCCTGAATATCAACAGGAATCCCACGTCCATTGTCGACAACGGTAATGGAATTATCTTTTTCAATATAAAGCTCAATATGGGTCGCAAAACCAGCCAGTGCCTCGTCAATAGAGTTATCAACAATTTCCCACACCAAGTGATGCAAGCCCTCTTTTGAGGTTGAGCCAATATACATCCCTGGACGCAGGCGAACCGCTTCTAGCCCTTCCAATACCTGAATCTGACTGGCATCGTATTCTTGCGCCTTTTCCTTTATTTTGTTTATTTCTTCTGTCATTTTTCTTCCTTCAACCTGCTCTTACGATTGCTTCTTGATTTCTCTTATTTCCAAGAAAGCCTTATAAAAACAGTTTTTTCATGATAAAACTAGCTAGACTAGTACTCCTTATTGTATCATATTTTCCGCCATTTTCCTAGAAAAAAAGGAGGATTCCAAGTCTGATTCCAGCGAAATCAGCTCGTTCCTCCTTTACTCTATCTAGCTACTCTCCCTCTATATAGGTGCCAAGGTTTAGCGCTCATAAACCATAGCTTGTGCTAGGCTATCCCCATCTCCACCAAGTACATCAACTAGTTGGTAGGCAAAAGCAAGGCTGGTACCTGCTCCTCGACTGGTAATGATCTTTTCATCAACGACCACGGTCTCTGCTACATGCTGACCAGAAGGGATTTCTGCTTCTTTACCTGGGTAACATGTGTACCGACGATCCGTCAGCAAGCCCGCTCTTTCTAAAACAATTGGCGCAGCGCATATGGCTGCAATCCATTTTCCGCTTGCTGCAGCAACTTGTAAAGCTGCAACCAAGCCATCATGGTCACGTAAATGAACAGACCCTGGCATTCCCCCTGGCAAAACGACCATATCATAGTCTGAAAATTCGCCTGAAAAGACCTTATCTGCTTGGACTTTGATCCCATGGGACCCTTCGACTTCTAAATCCGTCAATCCGACCATATCACACTCAATTGAGGCACGGCGCAAGACATCTACAGGTGTCAAGGCTTCTATTTCTTCAAAACCATTTGCTAATACAACTGCTACTTTTTTCATAAAAACACCTATCTTTCTACACGTTTTATTGTGATTTTCTTATATGTTCGCGACTTATTCCAACGCTGTTCGTTTGACAAGGTATATTGATAACTCATGGATAACATCAATCCAACACCGATAAGATTGGAAATGATGGATGAGCCACCTTGTGAAATAAACGGCAAAGGAATTCCTGTCAAGGGAAGAACTCCAATGGCTGCACCGATATTTTCAAAAACATGAAAGAGCAGCATCATAATGTAGCCTGTCGATACGTAGGTATAAAAGCGATTATTGCACTGCAAAGTAATCCGCAACATACGATAGATAAGCAATGTATAAAGACCAATCAAAGTGACTCCACCAATAAAGCCAAAATTCTCTCCAATCACCGTAAAAATCATATCACTTTCCCGAACAGGAACCAAGAGATTGGTCTTGTTAAAACCGATTCCTTTGAGACCACCGCTACCAATAGCAATTAAACTTTGTGCCTGTTGATAGGTTGTGGACTTAGCGTTTTTAAAAGGGTCTAACCATGCTGCGATACGATTGATTTTGTAGGTATCCATTCCTATGTTGTATAAAAAGGTTGTCCCACCAGGAGCGATAAACAAGAGTAAAAATCCACCTATCAAGATCACTGCTCCAACAAAGGTTGGCAAGAGAATTTTCCATGAAACTCCTGAAATCAGCACCATCCCACTGAAAATTGCTAGAAAAACCAAGGAAGTCCCTAAATCTTTTTGAAAGTAGAGAAGTCCAAGTACAGGAATCGTCCATAAAACGAGATAAGCAATCAGCTGAAAATCTTTTTGAAGGTTTCTTATTGGGTGTTTTTTCTGAAAGCTGACAATGGTACGGGCCGTCATGATGATGTAGGAAATTTTCATAAATTCAGAGGGCTGAAAGAGGGTCACACCACGAATAGTTACCCAGTTTTTCGCCCCTGTTGAAGCTACTAGCTCCGGACTGTAAAACACGATTGGAAGCACCATCAATCCTAAACCGAGCAAATACAATAAAGGAGTCATCTGCCATAAAAATTTCGTACTGAAGAACATCACCAAAAACGCAAAAGCAATTCCCGTAAAAATCCATATCAGTTGCTGTCCAACAATTGTTGCCACATTATGCGGATAATCTTGGCTGACAGCTACATAGACCGCTATCAAACCAATTAACAATAAAAAAAAGACCGGCAAAATCAAAGCATAGTCAACCCTGCTCTCTATTGAATTCTTCCTATTCATTTTCATTCCTCATACTTTCAAATAGCTCACCATTCCAGTATAGCAGAAAAGAGAAAAATTTTGAACTAGGAAGATAGGACAAAGAAAATAATTTTACCAACAAAAATAACTAGTAACTACGCTTTTTGGGGTTTCTAAACCTAAAAAATAGCACAGCAGGCCTAGACTAGCTCACTTATTCCCCAACTCATGAAAAAACAGCCCACTGGGCTGAGAGCCGCTCTTTCATTTCTTGGCTCACGAAAAAACGGTCCACTGGACCGTTTTTTATTTGAGACCGTATTTTTTGTTGAAACGATCCACACGTCCATCTGCTTGCGTGAACTTTTGACGTCCTGTGTAGAATGGGTGTGAGTCTGATGAAATTTCCACACGAATCAACGGGTATGTTTCACCTTCAAATTCGATAGTTTCTTTAGAGTTCTTTGTAGAACCGCTAAGGAACTTGTAACCAGTAGTTGTGTCCATGAAGACAACAGTGCGATATTCTGGATGGATATCTTTTTTCATTTTAAAAATTCCTTTCTGCCATGGACTCTTTGTCGAGCCATAGATAATACCTGTATAGTCTATCATATTTTACAACACTTAGCAACTATTTTTTCTATTTTTTATTGAATAGAGGCACCCGAATCGGCATCCGTTTTAATCTTGCTTCCAAAATAGCCCTCAGATGCTCCAGAATCAGTATCCGTAGATGCATTGATCAGCATTTGCCCTAGAAGCGACAAATCAGTGATGTCATAATCTAATTCTTTCAAACTTAGTCTCCATTTGCCACTACTAGCTTATTGCGCAAACCTGGGGTGAGAAGCAGCTGATTTTTTTGAGTAATGAGAATTGCTTCAATCCCTTCTTGGTCTTTAACTGTTTGGTAGATTTCTTGGATGGGGCGTCCGAATAAACGGGTGGTCCAGATTTCTCCGTCAACTGATTGTTTGGAAACAATGGTCAGACTTGCGACATCACTTGTGACGGGATAACCTGTCTGACTATCAAAGATATGGTGGTAGGTTTTTCCTTCATAGGTAAAGGTTCGTTCGTAGATACCTGAGGTGACAACTGAGCCGTCTTCAATTTTTACAATAGCAATATTATTTCCTCTTGGAAGGTTTGGATGCTGAATACCGATATGCCACTGGCCATCTGGATTGTGGTTAGCCTGGCCAAATGTCAGGACATTGCCTCCCAGATTGATGAGGCCTCGTGATACGCCAATACGCTGCAAGTGCTCAACAATTCGATCTGCAATATAGCCTTTAGCAAGGGCACCTAGGTCAATGGCCATTCCTTCTTTTCGTAAATAGACGGACTGGGTTTCCTCATCTAATTCAATGTCTTGTGGATTGATTAAGGCTAATTTTTCATCAATCTCTGCTTGGCTAGGAACACGCGCATCTGAAAAGCCAATCCGCCAAGTTTGTACGAGAGGACCAATCGTAATATTTAAACGGCTATTGGAAGCGCAACTATGACGTTTTCCAAGTGCAATCAATTCAAATAAATCAGACGCAACAGGGACTGCTTGAACCCCTGCATTATAATTCACTTCCATAAGCTCAGATGTTAAATCGTTAGCCGAAAACCGATCTTTATACAGATATAAGAGCTCCTCTACTTGGTCTAAAATAGGCTCTGCCTCTTGGTGCCAAATTTTAATATCAATGACCGTTCCCATGAGACGAAGTTGTCGACTACTCGCTTGCATCGGCTGCTACCTGCTTTAATTCTTGGTAAATTTGCTCATTTTCTTCAGTAGAATATGAGTTGGCGCCACTGGCTAAAGGATGACCTCCTCCATGATGGCGCTTGGCAATTTCATTGATAGGGAGAAACTTACTGCGCAACCGCACCCGATAAGAACCGTCAGGTTGCTCAACAAAAATTCCCCAGCTTTTGACTATATTGACACGACCAGGCACTCCTACGATAAAAGAGGTATCTGCATCTCCAATACCAAATTCCTTGAGCAAGGTCTGGCTGAGAAGCACACGTGCTGCTCCATTTTCATCAATTTCTAAATGATCATAGACATAGCCAATTAACTTAGCAACACTATAATCAACTGATTCCATTTGCCGCGAAAGACCTGCAAAATCAAACTCATACTGACGAAGTTTTGCCACGATTTCAAATGTTTTTACCGAAGTTGTTGGATACAAAAAGCGCCCTGTATCCCCCACAATACCTGCATAGAGTAAATAGGCAATATCCGCATCTATTTCCAACCCCATATCAAAGGCAAACTGCGCAATCATTTCGCTACAAGAGCTAGCGCTGGTATTGACCCATGAAAGATCTCCGTAGACTTCATCGTTGGGGTGATGGTCCATCTTGATGAGAAAATCGCCCTGATTATAGCGTTTGTCATCAATACGAGCTTGATTGGCTGTGTCCGTCACAATAACCAATGCTCCTTGGTACTCCTCATCTGCTACTGTTTCCATTTGCGCCAACCAAGCAAGATTTGGCTCTGTGTAGCCGGTCACCTTGATTGTTTTTTCTGGAAAATTTTTCTGCAATAGACGCTGCAGGCCAACCTGACTACCTAGGGCATCTGGATCCGGCCGCATATGACGGTGAATGACAATGGTTTGGTACTCTCTTATTTTTTCTAAAATCTTTTCTAGCATTCTAAGCACTCCTTTTTTTCATTCTATCATAAAAGTAGCGCTTTTGAAAATTTGGAGAATATGGTATACTAAGGCTATCATCTATTTTGGGAGGAAACTATGGCACTGGCAAAAATTGTCTACGCTAGTATGACGGGCAATACCGAAGAAATTGCGGATATTGTCGCAAATAAATTGGAAGAACTCGGTCTGGAGGTACACAATGACGAGTGTACCACCGTTGAAACAGAAGAAATCTTGGATGCGGATATTATCATCGTGGCAACCTACACCTATTCATACGGTGCAGACGGTGAATTGCCTGATGAAATCGTTGATTTCTACACAGATTTAGCGGATTATGACCTGACAGGAAAAATCTATGGGGTCTGCGGATCTGGTGACACCTTCTATGAAGATTTCTGTAAGTCAGTAGACGATTTTG
Protein-coding sequences here:
- a CDS encoding DUF1694 domain-containing protein gives rise to the protein MKDINDIIMQQAAGGLKLNPDEQRRFLQTFEERVIGLCNIDEANSHELLEHFKEMLRQLSKDFQPIFVKISPYIDSQKQILYLKMAQELGCEATIVSEDCSKQYGLVIHTNCPSQVDTYELSQQFTELLYPTTPKTEKKTSFWKKLFG
- the serB gene encoding phosphoserine phosphatase SerB — encoded protein: MIKSINQIKEKKVTVKGLLVMDVDSTLILEEGIDLLGEEAGVGEKVAAITERAMRGELDFKEALAERVALLKGLPLSVFDHILEKIHFTPGARELVTELHQRGYKVAVVSGGFHETVDKLAEKLGLDYVKANRLETENGILTGRVLGEIVTKETKKECLEKWALENGLHLADTIAVGDGANDLPMIQVAGIGIAFCAKPIVREQAPYQINEKNLIKVLDVMDGLMEDKKKGVGEKS
- the ezrA gene encoding septation ring formation regulator EzrA, whose product is MSRGTIILIVAIVVILIIAYIACLIARKRNDNLLIALEDRKEDLFNLPVNDEVEAVKSLHLIGQSQVSFREWNQKWVDLSLNSFADIENHIFEAEAFNNSFRFVRAKSAIDSIESQIDLIEEDIAAIRQGLRDLKEQEEKNSGRVKHALDLFDTLQESVRENAEQYGETLPELEKQLKNIEVEFSEFVMLNSSGDPIEAAGILDKTENHMIALNQIMERIPALIEKVTQTFPDQLEDLEAGYRKLVEEGYLFIEGNIEVRFQEIRVAIRENTALIVSFDLDAADSENADIQAKIDHLYKVFTREIDAHQSAAKISKNLPKFLEHIANNTKVLVEETERLSTSYLLAESKQSRIHQLSVKVASLETTVADSIEELDNPQVAYSILEERLEHALTALKEMEEEQLVLADYLKSQEASETNARKQATVYVNKLHVLKRYMEKRNLPGIPDEFLSIFFRASDHVEALLAELDHKRINVEIVNRLLENATFDMGEVEETAYRIVQNAALTEQLLQYSNRYRSSSDSIQKAFNRSLATFEKDFDYQAAFEEISFALETVEPGVTERFVRSYEKTKETIRY
- the gyrB gene encoding DNA topoisomerase (ATP-hydrolyzing) subunit B, translated to MTEEINKIKEKAQEYDASQIQVLEGLEAVRLRPGMYIGSTSKEGLHHLVWEIVDNSIDEALAGFATHIELYIEKDNSITVVDNGRGIPVDIQEKTGRPAVETVFTVLHAGGKFGGGGYKVSGGLHGVGSSVVNALSTQLDVRVYKNGQVYYQEYRRGEVVADLEVIGETDQSGTTVHFTPDPEIFTETTEFDFAKLNKRVQELAFLNRGLRLSIIDKREGLEQSKEYHYEGGIASYVEYLNENKDVIFETPIYTDGEMDDITVEVAMQYTTSYHENVISFANNIHTHEGGTHEQGFRTALTRVINDYAKKNKILKENEDNLTGEDVREGLTAVISVKHPGPQFEGQTKTKLGNSEVVKITNRLFSEAFSEFLLENPQIARRIVEKGILASKARIAAKRAREVTRKKSGLEISNLPGKLADCSSNDPAQTELFIVEGDSAGGSAKSGRNREFQAILPIRGKILNVEKASMDKILANEEIRSLFTAMGTGFGADFDVTKARYQKLVIMTDADVDGAHIRTLLLTLFYRYMRPIVEAGYVYIAQPPIYGVKVGSEVKEYIQPGVNQEQELQEALERYSQGRSKPTIQRYKGLGEMDDHQLWETTMNPENRLMARVSVDDAAEADKIFDMLMGDKVEPRREFIEENAVYSTLDV
- a CDS encoding DJ-1 family glyoxalase III is translated as MKKVAVVLANGFEEIEALTPVDVLRRASIECDMVGLTDLEVEGSHGIKVQADKVFSGEFSDYDMVVLPGGMPGSVHLRDHDGLVAALQVAAASGKWIAAICAAPIVLERAGLLTDRRYTCYPGKEAEIPSGQHVAETVVVDEKIITSRGAGTSLAFAYQLVDVLGGDGDSLAQAMVYER
- a CDS encoding FtsW/RodA/SpoVE family cell cycle protein, with product MKMNRKNSIESRVDYALILPVFFLLLIGLIAVYVAVSQDYPHNVATIVGQQLIWIFTGIAFAFLVMFFSTKFLWQMTPLLYLLGLGLMVLPIVFYSPELVASTGAKNWVTIRGVTLFQPSEFMKISYIIMTARTIVSFQKKHPIRNLQKDFQLIAYLVLWTIPVLGLLYFQKDLGTSLVFLAIFSGMVLISGVSWKILLPTFVGAVILIGGFLLLFIAPGGTTFLYNIGMDTYKINRIAAWLDPFKNAKSTTYQQAQSLIAIGSGGLKGIGFNKTNLLVPVRESDMIFTVIGENFGFIGGVTLIGLYTLLIYRMLRITLQCNNRFYTYVSTGYIMMLLFHVFENIGAAIGVLPLTGIPLPFISQGGSSIISNLIGVGLMLSMSYQYTLSNEQRWNKSRTYKKITIKRVER
- a CDS encoding type B 50S ribosomal protein L31, giving the protein MKKDIHPEYRTVVFMDTTTGYKFLSGSTKNSKETIEFEGETYPLIRVEISSDSHPFYTGRQKFTQADGRVDRFNKKYGLK
- a CDS encoding FAD:protein FMN transferase, producing MQASSRQLRLMGTVIDIKIWHQEAEPILDQVEELLYLYKDRFSANDLTSELMEVNYNAGVQAVPVASDLFELIALGKRHSCASNSRLNITIGPLVQTWRIGFSDARVPSQAEIDEKLALINPQDIELDEETQSVYLRKEGMAIDLGALAKGYIADRIVEHLQRIGVSRGLINLGGNVLTFGQANHNPDGQWHIGIQHPNLPRGNNIAIVKIEDGSVVTSGIYERTFTYEGKTYHHIFDSQTGYPVTSDVASLTIVSKQSVDGEIWTTRLFGRPIQEIYQTVKDQEGIEAILITQKNQLLLTPGLRNKLVVANGD
- a CDS encoding DHH family phosphoesterase, which produces MLEKILEKIREYQTIVIHRHMRPDPDALGSQVGLQRLLQKNFPEKTIKVTGYTEPNLAWLAQMETVADEEYQGALVIVTDTANQARIDDKRYNQGDFLIKMDHHPNDEVYGDLSWVNTSASSCSEMIAQFAFDMGLEIDADIAYLLYAGIVGDTGRFLYPTTSVKTFEIVAKLRQYEFDFAGLSRQMESVDYSVAKLIGYVYDHLEIDENGAARVLLSQTLLKEFGIGDADTSFIVGVPGRVNIVKSWGIFVEQPDGSYRVRLRSKFLPINEIAKRHHGGGHPLASGANSYSTEENEQIYQELKQVAADASE
- a CDS encoding flavodoxin, encoding MALAKIVYASMTGNTEEIADIVANKLEELGLEVHNDECTTVETEEILDADIIIVATYTYSYGADGELPDEIVDFYTDLADYDLTGKIYGVCGSGDTFYEDFCKSVDDFDHMLASRGATKGAENVKVDLAAEEDDIVNLERFATDLVAALEA